AATTTCACCTTCGATGTTATTATAAGCACAATATTCTATTGCCATTTGGGCtatattatttcttaatctaTTCAAAACAGATTCTGTATACTGACTTGGTCCGGTTAAATTAACTGTTATGGAATCAGATTCATTGTAAGAAGGTGTTGGCCATGGAATTGGCGTGGTTGGGGTCGACGTTGTTGTTGTTCCTTCACCTAcataatttggaaaatatgtGTGTTTAAACCTTAATAAATGTTATCAATTTAGTTTGATTCTTACCATATCGACTAACTGTTATTTTAAACTCTTCACATGTAGCATTTTTAGTTTCGCCTTCATCAAATAAATCGGcaaaaaaatcaacattttcttcatcatcataAACAATCCTTTGAGGGGTCGTTAAAATACCTTGTTTACACGTtatataaatttcatttttaagtgATAAATATTCCCTGGAGGTGTTTAAAAATCCCGTAAAAATAATTCCATCATACCCATCATCTATTTCAAGacctacaaaaaattgatttatataaCGCAACATTATGGTAATTTTAGATGCAATAATTCACCTgctttcattaaaatatactCTCCTTGGTTtgtaatattaatgttttcaACAGATATAAGTATTTGAAATCCATCATCGGCCTTAATAGAAATTTCATTCGATTCAATGAAGTCAATTTCTACGACATCATCATTAAGTGGAATCTGTTTACTTAATGTGGTTTgaactaaaacaattttaaagttaattattaagtactaaaaatattgcaaaaagtaaatacttaaaaacaaaaagatgcACAAAAATCGTAGAATATCCATGTTAAACATTAAATGCAATCACTAAAAACAGTACTTTATTGTGAATTGATTCTAAAACGGATGTATTAAGTGAAGTAGTTAATAATCTTATCGGGATATTTCTTTTCTGATAAAGATAATTGATAAAAACATGAGacagtttaatttttttaaaatttattattgtcaatcatttttttaattaacataaaaataaaattaatttgaatctCATTGACCTTCAAAAACTCCAAGATTCTGCGGCTCAATATCAGTTGTTGTTTGTTATTTAGAACCAACACTcattaaatgtttaataatattcagcatcattattttattcaaCACAAGTTACAATTTACATGCAATCAACgtgttcaattttttaaaatgcataaaataacattattaactttcattgtattatttatcatGATTAAAAGGTCAAATGGAGAGTGCTCATCTAGAGGAAGACACATTTATTGTGAATATACAACTATTCAAAGTATTGCGAGTACGTTTTCTAGTAATAATGTAAgtgaaattagaaaattatatCTTAATCTAAGTAGATGTTTAATTgtgtttaaatgttaataaagtaatttgttgttttttctgTTATAAATACAATTTCTTAGAAATATGTTAAGAATTTGACGTAAATAACCTTGAACtgtagtaataaaaaaaactaggtatgtttttaattttctacaatAAACTAGGCaggattttttatatattaatgatATCCATTAATGGTAGTAGAGATGAGCAAAACTGCGATTGTGATTTTGAAATCGCAGTGACTGTAACCTGCGATTGTAATTCAATAGTTCGAAACAAGtggaaacatttttgtatttgtcagCCGTGACATAACAAATAAACCTCCAAAAAACTCGTTATTCTGTTATTCTTTgcgaatatattttaaatttgtatttagaaataaaagcaTTTCGGCTTTTTTGCCGCTAAGGCGGTTTCGCCTATATGTCAATATTTACCCTACGTTTGAAAATTGCCGTTCACAAGGAATAGATGTAACACATGCACTAAACCTCTTCTGCGCAACACATGCTAGGTGGggaaacaaatatttattttctttccacTCATCCAAATTGCTGTACCTACCTACTTCTAATATAGTCTTGGTAGTAGAAGTTCCCGTACCAACAggttggtaattttgagctgCCTTTTCAAGATCTTCCCAAAATTCGGCATCTTCTATATTTCGATTTCTGGCTTCATTTGACttaaatacaatttctttattGTATCACTGTATTTAAAAACCCAACCGATGATTGTTTACAAAAGTTCTTACCAAAGCAATTTACAAAATCAGTAATCTTTTTAATGCTAACTGTAATAACATCAATGTATTCTCTATTTGCCCAATCTTGTTATATCTATTTTTGAATCGTTTCTCTGTGTGGAGTTGccattatttaaataatttgataattgTGGCTTGATGTTTAACAACGTACAATGTATTAAAATGTAcacaaattgataaattgaaaaaagaattgtttaaaatttatcaaattataataaattagattGGTAAGTAATTGACACATTCCAGTGGGGATGTTTATCCAGTAGTATTGTGGAGATATGTGTACACCAGTGGGTTACTTCACAtagtatttaataataataataataataactttattagtGCTCTATGCCCAAGGCTTACACACGTCATTTTAAACAgaatatacaacaaaatacAGACGCAGGAGCCGAGAAGAAAATACACTAAAAATACATTCATACAATGACAATATCACTCCTTAAAAACTCCTCGACTGAGTAGAACGCACCCGTCATCAGGAAATTCTTCATAACAGTTTTAAATTGCTTATGTTGTCGTGCTCTAATAGATTGCGGTAACTTATTATACAAAATCTGACCAGTATACAAATGACCTTTCTGCGTTCCACTCAACCGACAAAAATCTACGCACATGTTCGTACGGTTTCTGGTAAAGTAACTGTGCACGTCGGCGTGCGTCTTATACTGTTCATCATTACTATGAATATACAGCAAACATTTCAGAATAAACAATGATGGAAGCGTTAGAATATTCAAGGATTCAAAGGCGAGGCGACAATCTTCCCTATAACTAAGTTTTGCCAACACTCTCACAGCTCTGCGTTGTAAACCAAACACATAATTACTTGCTGGACTCCCACCCCAGGCAATAATACCATAGTCAATCATTGAGTGTATCAGCGCATAATACGCTGTTTTGGCCACCTCGACAGATACCGAGCTCACTAGTCTACGTAgtagaaaaatgtttcttgaGATCTTTTTACCACTTTCAGCCACATGCACATCAAATTTCAGATCTCTGGAGCTCACCGTTATGCCCAGCAATCTAGCAGGGGGGAAATCACCCACACAGTCCCGTTTTAGGGTGAAAAGTGTCAGAACCGTTTTGTCTTTATTCAAACATAGTTCATTAGCTACACACCAGTCGTTCGCAGCAGTCAACAGTTTGTTTGAGGAAGACATTACCTCCTCGTAGTTTAACCCGGAGACAAGCAAAGTGGCATCATCAGCGTACAACAAACACTTTACACCCTCTCCCAGGTAAccaggaaaatcattaaagtaCAGGAGGAACAAAAGGGGCCCCAAAATAGATCCCTGAGGGACACCCCTCGAGATTGGAAGTTTTCCAGATACTTTGTCTCCACATTTAACCACTTGAAACCTATCGGACAGGTATGATTCGATAAGAGCAAcactatttaaatcaaagcGAAAAACAGACTTCAGCTTCAGGAGAAGAATACGGTGCGACACACTATCAAAAGTACGagacaaatcaagaaatagaGCAGCACAGTACTCCCGATCTTCATACGTACTGTGACAGACattcataaaattaacaatcgCATCCCCGGTGCTCCTACCAGGTCGAAAGCCGAACTGATTCTCGAAAAGCACATCATACAATTCCACGTGTGCCATTATTTGTTTGTAGATTACGCGCTCAAATATTTTGGACAGTATCGGGAGAATGCTAATGGGACGATAATTCGAACAATCGTTTTTATCCCCATGCTTTAAAATAGGCACAATGGAAGCCATCTTTAATTGATCCGGGAAAGTATGTGATCGCATCATGCTGTTAACCATTATGGTAAGGGGCGCAACCATGAGGCtaatgttacattttataGCCCCCGTTGAAACACCGTATATGTCTCTAGTTCCGTTTGTCTTTAAACACTGTAGAACACTTCTAACTTCACTCTCTGATACCTCAACAAAAGAGAAAACAGGAACATTGTCAAAGTTACTACGACACAGATGTAAGGAGGACCCAATAGACGGGCCGAGTTTAGCAACAATGTTATTAGCGACATTTACAAAAAAGCTGTTTAGATTATTGGGATCCATATCCGCAACATTCTGCTTGTCCACACTGACCCTGCACCCATTAATCAAAGTCCAAGAGGCCCGCGATTTGTTGCTCGATGCGTTAATGTATCCGACAGCGGCCTTCTGTTTAGCCTCAACGATGCCATTACTGTACGCCGACCTTGCTCTATCCCTCATTTCCTTAAGATTAGCAGTTCCATAACGATTGAAAAGATTGGAAGCGAGATCACACCTGAGTCTCATCTGACGCAGTGTATTATTGAACCACTTTACGCCTCCGTCACAATTTCTAACACGTTTTCTAGTTAGAGGATACGCCATATAAAAAGTTGATAGAAATCTATGAAAGAAACAGTCAAATCTATCCTTGAAAATGAAACTGTCATCACAGAGAAATTCCCAAGTATAACCCTGAAAGGATTCAAAGAATCTCAAATTCCCCTCAACGGTAAGCCTCCTGTACATTACAGAACTGTAGTCAATTCCAATTGGAAGTGATACTGCAGCAGAGACAAATTGACCATGGTGATCAGAGATATTATTCACGACCACCCCAGCTTTGAACCTGTCCTCagcaaaattaacaaatatattgTCAAGACAGTTTTTGCCCCTGGTGTGTCCGGAGATAGATGGTGAAAACccgaaagaagaaaaaatattacacAGTTCAATAGCATTTGACTCTCCGCTACCAAATCTGACATTGAAGTCACCCAGGACCACAACATGCTTGTGGTTCGCAAGAGTGCCCAGAACACGCTCCATAATGTCcttaaaagttgtaaaattcCCAGATGGGGACCTATATACGCATACAATCACAACACGAGAGACCTCGCAACGCAGTGCCGCCAATTCACAATCCATCTCCACCGACAAGTCATTTATGTCACCCAACAAACTACATTTCCGGTCTCTTTTCGCGAATATCGCCACTCCACCATGGATGTGATCCGTCCTAGCAAAGTATGAAAGAGCAATCCACCCCCCAACTGACACACCAAGCTGAAACTccaaatcaaaaagaaaatgctcACTTATGCACACAAAATCAAAGACAATATTGTAAGTTTCAAGAAATATCTCAAGTTCACCTAATTTTTGACGCAAACCCTGAGCATTAATGTGAAAAATGGAAATAATTGACTTATCAACGGTCGCCACGGGATAGGATTGGATGAAAGAGGTAGAAGGCTCCAATTCATTCACATTGTCAAACACACGCCTATTTCACTCCTTATTCATAAGTTACAGATGTTGCTACTGATTGTGAGGAAATTATATAGCAAGAAGTAAAAACAAGTATATTTGAGATAAATGAATCAGTAAAGaaactatatttttagaaatacaaagcttatataaatagaaaacaaCAATCGTTACAATTTGattataacttctttattgatttatacatgGAGATAGCGACAGAACAAGTTCCATTAGAAGCTACCTCACAACTACAGTAGATATGTAATAGGGCTAGAAGGCTAGAATAGCTTAAAGAAAAGTTTAGTTCTCAAAACAGAATTTTGAGGTTTTTCTGTCCGGTTAAATTAACTGTTATGAAATCAGATTCATTGTAAGAAGGTGTTGGCCAAGGAATTGGCGTGGTTGGGTCAATGTTGTTGTTGTTCCTTCACCTAcacaatttggaaaatatgtGTGTTTAAACCTTAATAAATGTTGTCAATTTATTTCCATTCTTACCAAATCGACTAactattattttaaactcTTCACATGTAGGATTTTTAGTTTCGTGTTCATCAAATGAATCGGcaaaaaaatcaacattttcttcatcatcattaACAATCGTTTGAGGTGGCGCTAAAGTAGCTTCTTGACACGTtatataaatttcatttttaagtgATAAATATTCCCTGGAGGTGTTTAAAAATCCCGTAAAAATAATTCCATCATAGCCATCATCTATTCCAAGacctacaaaaaattaatttatataaggCAACATTGTGATAATTTTAGATGCAATAATTCACCTgctttcattaaaatatactCTCCTTCAtatgtaatattaaaattttcaacagATATAAGTATTTGAAATCCATCCTCGGCCTTAACAAAAACTTCATTCGTTTCATCGAATTCAATTTCTACGACATCATTATCAAGTTGAATTTGTTTACTTAATGTGGTTTgaactaaaacaattttaaagttcattattaagtactaaaaatattgcaaaagtaactacttaaaaacaaaaagatgcACGAAAATCGTAGAATATCCATGTTAAACATCAAATGCAATCACTAAAAACAGATCTTTATTGCGAATTGATTCTAAAACGGATGTATTAAGTGAAATAGTTAATAATCTTATCGGGATATTTCTTTTCTGATAAAGGTAATTGATAAAAACATGAGACagtttagttttttaaaatttattatttattttaattaacataaaaataaaattaatttgaatgtCATTGACCTTCAAAAACTCCAAGATTCTGCGGCTCAATATCAGTTGTTGTTTGTTATTTGGAACCGACACTCATTAAATGCTTAATAATATTCAACATCATTATTTTACTCAACATAAGTTACAATTTACATGCAATCAACgtgttcaattttttaaaatgcatAAAATAACATTATCAACTTTCattgtattatttatcatGATTAAAAGGTCAAATGGAGAGTGCTCATCTAGAGGAAGAAACATTTATTGTGAATATACAACTATTCAAAGTATTGCGAGTACGTTTTCTAGTAATAATGTAAGTCAAATTAGGAAATTATATCTTAATCAAAGTAGATATTTAAgtaatttgttgctttttctgttataaatacaatttcttaaaaatatgttaagaATTTGACGTAAATAACCTTGAAttgtagtaataaaaaaacagtatggttttaattttttacaataaactaGGCaggattttttatatattaatgatATCCATTAATGGTAGCTGTTTCCCCTATCTGTCAATATTTGCCCTGCTTTTGAAAATTGCCGTTCACAAGGAATAGATGTAACACATGCACTAAACCTCTTCTGCGCAACACATGCTAGGTGGggaaacaaatatatattttctttccACTCATCCAAATTGCTGTACCTACCTATTTCTAATATAGCCTTGGTAGTAGAAATTCCCGTACCAACAtgttggtaattttgagctgCCTTTTCAAAATCCTCCCAAAAATCGTCATCTTCTATATTTTGATTTCTGgcttattttgatttaaatacaacttcagttttgttatcagCTCAGCTTGTTAACTCGTCCGAAATCTTTTCAGCTACCAAAGAAATAACATCTTGTTTGGCGATTTCTGCATTTCTCTTGTCTTTAAAGGGTAAttctttaataacattttgacTGCCCCTGTATACTTAATTTGTCTTTATTgtaatagaatttaaaaaacactaaaacttttgtaacttaacattttttgctagCTATCTTACTTTAGGAGATAACTAACCGTTTCCATAGCAATAAGCGACCCTTTAtatgataataaattattattttttattgttttagagTATAATAACCTCAGCAAATATCGAAACATGTTACTTAGGACACGCAAGAAAAGAATTTCTACCATTTAACAACTTAAACACATTATCTTTACGTTGTGATATAATAACATTAGAAGAAGAAGCATTccgcaatttaaaaaatcttcaacATCTAAATTTAACTTCGAATAAAATCGCAAGACTTCCGCATAATATGTTCCGGGATTTATCACAATTAAATACCATAGATTTATCGAATAATGATTTAACGTTAACTACAATCGATA
This genomic stretch from Onthophagus taurus isolate NC chromosome 7, IU_Otau_3.0, whole genome shotgun sequence harbors:
- the LOC111423932 gene encoding uncharacterized protein isoform X1 codes for the protein MFNMDILRFLCIFLFLIQTTLSKQIPLNDDVVEIDFIESNEISIKADDGFQILISVENINITNQGEYILMKAGLEIDDGYDGIIFTGFLNTSREYLSLKNEIYITCKQGILTTPQRIVYDDEENVDFFADLFDEGETKNATCEEFKITVSRYGEGTTTTSTPTTPIPWPTPSYNESDSITVNLTGPSQYTESVLNRLRNNIAQMAIEYCAYNNIEGEISVENVLIDTIVQCPINWPKRKNCVQITFRLPIIRDNDDDYQLNSDHLEQMWLHYSKHLSPEFSIYNLPETSVFTLWLIIICVVILLFTVVLYLFKRFKQRLTGINKRKKSVNNSDQANMIPTQSPRNSLHPHPKQIVPGMFESETSYYDPDSTDNLR
- the LOC111423932 gene encoding uncharacterized protein isoform X2 — its product is MFNMDILRFSCIFLFLIQTTLSKQIPLNDDVVEIDFIESNEISIKADDGFQILISVENINITNQGEYILMKAGLEIDDGYDGIIFTGFLNTSREYLSLKNEIYITCKQGILTTPQRIVYDDEENVDFFADLFDEGETKNATCEEFKITVSRYGEGTTTTSTPTTPIPWPTPSYNESDSITVNLTGPSQYTESVLNRLRNNIAQMAIEYCAYNNIEGEISVENVLIDTIVQCPINWPKRKNCVQITFRLPIIRDNDDDYQLNSDHLEQMWLHYSKHLSPEFSIYNLPETSVFTLWLIIICVVILLFTVVLYLFKRFKQRLTGINKRKKSVNNSDQANMIPTQSPRNSLHPHPKQIVPGMFESETSYYDPDSTDNLR